In Thioclava electrotropha, a single window of DNA contains:
- a CDS encoding nucleotidyl transferase AbiEii/AbiGii toxin family protein, with protein MKKPTSIQGYNQSVTEACERVLVTLIRHLGPWRDSIFLVGGLTPRYIIEERPPAVPVHAGTGDVDVVVDMKLLADIEAYRTLEDNIRAIGFTRSENDKGQKLSWRWQQELADGTVLILEFLADAGNEKGGALQELPSEGAVSAIHIPHSAMVLDHFETVEITAELLGDGGITTETIRHADIVSFTCLKAFAFDHRAEPKDAHDLCYCLEHYKGGTKALRAIFEAALAGKHAETVKTALAILARRFCDGDGIEGYQKDGPVAAARFEGAEDWNADNRILRQRDLSAIVQDAIAPFI; from the coding sequence ATGAAAAAACCAACGTCCATTCAAGGCTACAATCAGTCCGTCACCGAAGCGTGCGAGCGCGTACTGGTCACATTGATCCGCCATTTGGGTCCCTGGCGCGACTCCATCTTTCTCGTAGGCGGTCTGACACCCCGTTATATTATCGAGGAACGTCCTCCAGCTGTACCAGTGCATGCGGGGACGGGCGATGTTGACGTCGTCGTGGACATGAAACTTCTCGCTGACATTGAAGCTTACCGGACGCTTGAGGACAATATCAGAGCCATCGGTTTTACCCGATCGGAAAACGACAAGGGCCAGAAGCTGTCATGGCGCTGGCAACAGGAACTGGCCGATGGCACGGTTCTGATCCTCGAATTCCTGGCCGACGCAGGAAACGAAAAAGGCGGAGCGCTTCAGGAACTGCCTTCCGAAGGCGCGGTTTCGGCAATTCACATCCCACATTCGGCCATGGTGCTGGATCACTTTGAGACAGTTGAAATCACGGCGGAATTGCTCGGTGACGGCGGTATCACGACCGAGACCATCCGGCATGCCGATATTGTCAGTTTCACCTGTCTCAAGGCTTTCGCCTTCGATCACCGGGCGGAGCCAAAGGATGCGCATGACCTGTGCTACTGCCTTGAACATTACAAAGGTGGAACGAAGGCCTTGCGGGCCATATTCGAAGCGGCTCTGGCCGGGAAACACGCCGAAACCGTGAAGACGGCACTAGCCATCCTCGCACGGCGTTTCTGTGATGGCGACGGAATTGAGGGCTATCAGAAAGACGGTCCTGTCGCCGCGGCGCGTTTTGAAGGCGCAGAGGATTGGAATGCCGATAACCGAATTCTTCGACAGCGTGACTTGAGCGCCATCGTTCAGGACGCCATTGCGCCGTTCATCTGA
- a CDS encoding type IV toxin-antitoxin system AbiEi family antitoxin, whose product MSENANIDPELIESLSKSFEALPNTYMGQISSEAGIGDRLRPDAMLDAVVAGREIAFVIEARGEVYPRDAREIVWQLKRYLRELDGSNLRYVPMILARLVSEGARDFLQEEQVAYHDLSGSLFFNVDEMFVLIERPKPKRAKRRAANVFKGSRAQVLHALFDHPDEWVTGSEIAENAGVSPATVSETFKDLERRDWLDAKGEGPAKRRRLIRPDDLLDAWRDSILAGRASKRTRYYVPRMKPEDMAHEIKGANYYDDFDLEFTGQFAAQAYTPYLSNISHLTVRTFGKRTRDWLLSTLGAREVPEGANLVVIDGNPNKNRHRMHDENEGLLASPLQVYLDLLEERGRAKEMAEHMRSQKLVWR is encoded by the coding sequence ATGTCAGAAAACGCGAACATAGATCCAGAACTTATAGAAAGCCTGAGCAAGAGCTTTGAGGCGCTTCCTAACACTTACATGGGCCAAATCTCCTCTGAAGCGGGGATCGGTGACCGTTTGCGCCCGGACGCAATGCTTGATGCAGTTGTGGCAGGTCGTGAAATCGCCTTCGTGATTGAGGCCCGTGGCGAGGTCTACCCGAGAGACGCAAGAGAGATCGTCTGGCAGCTCAAACGGTATCTGCGGGAGCTGGATGGTTCCAACCTGCGATATGTTCCCATGATCCTCGCGCGATTGGTTTCAGAAGGGGCTCGGGACTTCCTCCAGGAAGAGCAGGTTGCCTATCATGACTTGAGCGGATCGCTTTTTTTCAATGTCGATGAGATGTTTGTGCTGATCGAGAGGCCAAAACCCAAGCGTGCCAAGCGTCGGGCCGCAAATGTTTTCAAAGGATCCCGTGCACAGGTTTTGCACGCCTTGTTCGATCATCCAGACGAATGGGTCACCGGCTCGGAAATTGCCGAAAATGCTGGTGTGTCTCCGGCCACTGTCTCCGAGACTTTCAAGGATCTTGAACGCCGCGATTGGCTAGATGCAAAAGGGGAGGGACCTGCGAAACGGCGTCGCCTGATCCGACCGGATGACCTACTGGATGCTTGGCGGGACAGCATTCTTGCTGGTCGCGCATCGAAGCGGACCCGATACTACGTTCCGCGGATGAAACCAGAGGACATGGCTCACGAGATCAAAGGCGCGAACTACTACGACGATTTCGATCTGGAGTTTACCGGGCAGTTTGCCGCCCAAGCCTACACGCCATATCTCTCGAACATCTCACACCTCACGGTGCGGACGTTTGGGAAGAGGACACGCGACTGGCTCCTCTCAACTTTGGGAGCGCGGGAGGTTCCCGAAGGCGCAAATCTTGTCGTGATCGACGGCAACCCCAACAAAAATCGTCACAGGATGCATGACGAGAACGAAGGCTTGCTAGCCTCACCACTACAAGTCTATCTCGACCTTTTGGAAGAGCGTGGCCGCGCCAAGGAAATGGCGGAACATATGCGGTCGCAGAAATTGGTGTGGCGATGA